agaaaagaacaaagaaatagaaaattttGACTTCAGTGGCTTAGGTTTCTAGGAGAAACGAATAATAGAGGAAGATGATGTAAAAACATTTGGCTGATCCCAATAAGTTTCAGCTACAGAATTCAATTAGACAAACAATTAAATTTATGGTGATTCAAATTGGTTATATCTTGTGACTCAagttgaagaaggagaagacgaTGATAACGGAGACCGAAGAGAGAGGTAgagtattttctttctttttcttaaggGGTAAAATAGGATTTTGAAATGTGCAAAAATAAGTGGAGATCCGAATAACAATATGGGAAATCTGAATAAAACTAcccatctttttttctttttggggtcCAGTTGAGTTTTTTTACTTTTGGGTTGTTGACTATTGAGGTTTCTGACTggcagtgaaaaaaaaaaaaaaaacaccacaaGGCATCGTTTTATCTTTTTTTGGCCTGGTCACTTACCAAAAAAAGGTACCAACCCAAGCCCCTTCTTCAACACAGCAAGATTTAGATAGTTCTACTATATCTACAGACTCTGTTATCAACATATGCACAGTTCTCTAGCTCAGCCATGCTCACATCTAAAAGACTGAAACCATTGGCTCAACCTTTAAACATCAGCATGGATCTGTGGTTCAGGTCTAAACAGATCTGCTCTGCCCACAAAGTGTAAAATGCTTGCACTTTCTTCAATGCAGCCACAGCATACAACTCACAGATGGAAGCATACGCTTATCTGCCAGCTGCCTCGGGCATTTTCCGGCCACCAGGTTAACGCCTCTGAAAACATTGTTCATAACTATCTACTGTTTCGTAAGATCAGAGAATTCATTCTTGGGGCTTTAGAATAGTATTAGATTGAATAAATTGCATAAGGAAGTATTAGTATTTTTTGAACttgtattttgaattttgaaacatTAGCAAGGTCTATTTTAAGTTGCACTAGAGATTTAAGTTTTACCAAGTGCTAGAACACAAATTTTGGGCTCTGGGAGATCCTTGAGTGTCAGATTTTCTGGCAGAAAGGTGATATATAGAATAGAACATGCATGCAGAAAATAATTATCAATTAACATTACACCAACCTGACTTTCTTCGGGAGAACCGTTCCTCAGCCATGACCGACAAAGCGCATATAGAGAAGCTCCATCTGTTATCCTGACCTACAAACATGATTCAAAGTAATTAccaagaaaagtaagaaccaaaggCAAGTCCCAGCTCCAATTCTTGTTATTATCTGCAAAATATCCAAATATGTTTCTACGGAGGACAAACTGATTCATATCAGCGAGATATAAACCAGGTATGATTacatgtattttttaatttagcaCTTCTGTGTTTGTTGTGTATATCAATATGCACCATAGTTACTATATGTATTGGGAAAGATAAGCATATGTTTGATGGGTATTGCATTGGACCACAGTGTCCGTAGGAGACCAATTAACAAACCAGGTAAGGGTGGTAGTTACTAATATAATCAAAAGCCATGTACTGAAAGTTCACGCGAAGCTGGCACTGATTTTGATGTGCAAACTATTACATATTTGCATCTGGAAATATTAATGAGAATCATAAACACCACATGATTCTGTCTAAAAtgctttcttttctatacattAAGTGTGTGGAGATGCACAGACACATATTTTATGATTCTCCAAATGGCTCACTGAACCATAAAATCGCAAACAAATGCCAGCACATTGTTGAGCTCACTAGTCAATCTTGAGTCTACACTGCCATTCTAGGAATTCTCCAGAAATTCTTTAAGTAAGGaggactaaaaaaaaaaaagaataattctTCTGACATTAATAAATGAAAGTAAGGTATTTccacaataaataaataaaatgaagaagattaaaGAAGTTCTCCAGGTATTCTATATCTGAGCTTTGCCTTTCCTGCTAGTCATTTAAGGATATTTAGAAGAACAAGAGATATCTAAGGACAGGTTTCTTCCCGTTGACATATGtaaaaaggataaaaaaaaaaaaagtaaaatactcATGCTGATTGTATTCTAGCAACAACATGGGACAAAATTTCAAGATGGTCGAGACCTTCACGCAAGGGAACTAGATGCATTTTCTACCCTttacaaaggaaagaaaaagaaaaagcacaCTCCTAACAAATAAAGTTTAGTCATATAATACAAACAGTTTGTTTTACGTGAGTGTATGTGACTCACACTCACCAAGCAAACTCAACGATGGACAACCACAACACGTATGAAGAAAGCAAAAATGTATGTATATTCTTTTTATAGAAATCTGAGGAAAATAAACCACAGTAGAGAGAGCTTCTCTCATCTGCAATGATTTCCACAGACGACTTATAAGAAGCCGCTGCTCTTACTAGAATGAAATGTAAACTGACAATAAGTGTTGAAAAATAGATGAAGATAATAAAAGGGAACAGGTATAATGTGCAAATGACCACCAGCTTGGACATCAACATTGGAATAGCCTGTTCAAATTTAGTTGCGAGTGTGAAAACCAGATTACGACTTAAAAGAAATGTAAAATCAAGGAGCAAGGGTGTGTGTTTCCTTACTTTCCGATCTTGAATGACAGAAAGAGTGTCATCTCTGCTTTTATCccttgagaagaagaagacaaggtaggtcagtaaaaataaaaaagcctTAACAAATGGTTTTAACGGCAGATTACCTGATGCCATTGGAGTCGGGAACTGAAGACGGAGGAGCAACCTGATACAGAGAGAGATGAGTTTAGTGAATAAATCGGGCAAGGAGATGATAATGTAGAATATAAAAGCAGAAGAAGAGAGTATTACCAGGCCAGGAAAGCGAAGGTCGGGCTTAATTGGAGGGGGGAGAGGAGATTGGTACGAGggaagagaaggaggaggaggaggatgaagatgaggagaataaggatgggaaTGAAAATTGAGGGGAGATGGGTAGGGAGCGCGGGCAGATGGGTAGACAAGTGCACCAGGTGAAGATTGGGCCCGAATAGGGACCGTGTAAATATGAGCAGGAGGGGCAGGAGGAGGTGCCGGAGCTATGGGTCTCAGCGGCCgtgtggcggcggcgccggtgGCCGTGGCTGTGGCGGTGGCGTGGTTGGGATCTATAGCCATGCTGGTGGCTCGCTCGCTCACTGGCGGGGAATTTTGGGGAATGAAATTTGCTTTGCCTTTACCCTGCCCAGTGCCCCACCATAATCAAATATAAATAAATGGTTTGTGGGttgggccaaaaaaaaaaatgagtcgTGGGTTGGGCCCAACAAGCGGAGTTGACTCGGAGCTGGTTTCCATCAAATATTTCTCTctgtcgtctctctctctctctctcactgtaTGGGAATCATCATGATCTTTGTCGGTGGACTTCCTTTCCCTTCCGAATCATCTTCATCGCCTCAGCCTCAGGTACTCTCCTCTATCTCAGTTCCTTCTCTGCTCTACGCCTGCACCTCATAAATACCCACAAAGTTGTTCTCATCAGCAGGGATGGGACACCCTCCAAGCTTTGTTGGATCACCCGTTTTTGGAATCTGCCTCCAGTACGTTCAAGGCCATCCCGGAGAGGAAGTTCTCGGTGCCCCAAGAATCAGAATCAGAGAGGAGATGGGTTTATCTCTTCCAAAGAGAATATGCAACTGTTGATCCTGCATATGTCGATGTATGTTTATAGCCTTATTGTAAATATTGGAGCAGTTCTTAATAGTAACCTCCTCATCTTTCTTTCAATTGTTCTTATCCATATGACTGACTCATTGCATTTAACTTACTATTTTGTGGTAGTTGAACTTGTTTACTACAGAATTTAGATACAAGAGTATTGTTATTTTTCACTTCTTTGACATAAAAAATTTCTTTCTCAATCTTCTGCATGGAAAGTTTGTTGGCACTGATGAAGCAACAACCTGTATGGGTCTTGCCATCCGTAACCCGGAAACTGGAATGTAAGTATCGGAGATATAATGTGCTTAAATCTTACCCATTTCAAACACTTGTTTCTGATATTCTCATTTTGTCTGCAGGACGTCCGTTGCCCATTTAGACTCTCCAAAAGTTGTGGATATGGGTCTCTCCCAGATGGTGTCACTACTAGTTCAACCCAATAAGGACGTGGAGTTGGATGTATTTCTCTAATTCTTAAATAGCCTTTGCTTCAATGATGATATTTTCTGGTTGGTCTTATACCATGTAGCGTGGATTAAGACATTTTGCACGTCTAAAAACTGCAGGTGCATCTAGTTGGTGGTTTTGAAGATGTTTCACCTAATGTTTGGCCCAGGATCCTCTACTTTGTCATTGATTTTCCAGCGATGTAGTTTTTGACTCTGAGACAGAATAGTTGAAGCTGAAATGTATTGAACTTTGTGTGCAGCATGGTAACTGTAATACTAGATCAGAAAATCAGGCAAACTTGGATGGTTATTCCTTTCCTTTAGCTGCCAAAATTGTTGAAACATTATGCAAGAGCCGGGAGAGATTTCATATTCGAACTCTATGCATTCTTCGGCATAACACCAGAAGGGATCCCGAGGGAAATGCATACCCAATTTTCAACGGGTTCATGGTAAGCTTCAGTTCCATGAGTTGTTAATGAATTTCTTGTTGAGTTCATGTTCAGTTGAGATTATTTGAATTTAAAGGAATCATTTAGGTTTATGAAGCAAAGAGGTCCTTTTCTTTCATTGCTAGAGTGTATATACCAGCAAAGTGTTTATTACAATTCTTGACAAAATTGGACACAATCTAGCATACGCCTGCATTTATCAACAAATCTATTTGTGTCTGCATGTATATATGTGCATAGATTTTTCGTATAGTTCATATTCAATTGGGGTTGTGCAGCattgtttattttttacttCAATGTGCAGGCAACTGCTTACAGTGATCCTTGATGTTCTCAATATcccaatatatatgtatacatatatacacacgtgtGCGTGTGCGTGTGTCAAGTTATATTTAAATTCCCCATGTATCTTTA
This portion of the Rosa chinensis cultivar Old Blush chromosome 1, RchiOBHm-V2, whole genome shotgun sequence genome encodes:
- the LOC112193290 gene encoding neural Wiskott-Aldrich syndrome protein produces the protein MAIDPNHATATATATGAAATRPLRPIAPAPPPAPPAHIYTVPIRAQSSPGALVYPSARAPYPSPLNFHSHPYSPHLHPPPPPSLPSYQSPLPPPIKPDLRFPGLVAPPSSVPDSNGIRDKSRDDTLSVIQDRKVRITDGASLYALCRSWLRNGSPEESQTRYGDATRSLPKPSPIPMASATPPKKEEGDKKEDIEDKDEESLEHVSPEDLLKRHVKRARKVRARLREERLRRIARYKSRLALLLPPLVEQFRNDLAAGN
- the LOC112172371 gene encoding protein N-terminal asparagine amidohydrolase isoform X1 gives rise to the protein MGIIMIFVGGLPFPSESSSSPQPQQGWDTLQALLDHPFLESASSTFKAIPERKFSVPQESESERRWVYLFQREYATVDPAYVDFVGTDEATTCMGLAIRNPETGMTSVAHLDSPKVVDMGLSQMVSLLVQPNKDVELDVHLVGGFEDVSPNHGNCNTRSENQANLDGYSFPLAAKIVETLCKSRERFHIRTLCILRHNTRRDPEGNAYPIFNGFMVSTSTGSIIPASFDETSRCPAEIVRRIRVSASYEDSRWKGRLLETYETQTDLFKIAPCCWSLYQLHIALSLQNYSDSEILLMCSTSPSAEAPDFVKNLRRVWDYLIEYPDWRETFPMEQPRVFQRTAEGGWKAKRC
- the LOC112172371 gene encoding protein N-terminal asparagine amidohydrolase isoform X2 — protein: MGIIMIFVGGLPFPSESSSSPQPQGWDTLQALLDHPFLESASSTFKAIPERKFSVPQESESERRWVYLFQREYATVDPAYVDFVGTDEATTCMGLAIRNPETGMTSVAHLDSPKVVDMGLSQMVSLLVQPNKDVELDVHLVGGFEDVSPNHGNCNTRSENQANLDGYSFPLAAKIVETLCKSRERFHIRTLCILRHNTRRDPEGNAYPIFNGFMVSTSTGSIIPASFDETSRCPAEIVRRIRVSASYEDSRWKGRLLETYETQTDLFKIAPCCWSLYQLHIALSLQNYSDSEILLMCSTSPSAEAPDFVKNLRRVWDYLIEYPDWRETFPMEQPRVFQRTAEGGWKAKRC